The genomic segment ATGGGGAGTGAGTCCGGGCGTGCCCGCGACCTGGCCCCAGGTCATGCTGCCGCTCACGTCGAGTGCGAGCAGGTGCCGCGTTCCGGCGGGCCGCACGTTCCCGAAGGCCGTGTGGAAGGCGTCTTCCAGCGCGTCCACCACCTGGGGCACGGGCACCCACTCGCCCCCGCCCTTCACGCCGCGCCCCTGGCCGTACACCAGGCGGGCCTTCAGCGCGTCGAGGGGGTGGATGCGGCCACGCTTGAGTTGAACGGGATCGGTGATGCGCTCGATCACCGCCCGCGTCACCTCGGGGTCGTTGACGCTCAGCACGCCCACGCGCCCGAGGTTGCCCAGGTTGCGCAGCAGCCACGTCAGGCCGTTCGTCTCCATCGCCGCGCGGTAGACCTCCGCCCCGCGCAGGTGGGTGGGCACCGCCTCGATGGGCAGGCCGTACTCGCGCATCAGCCGCGCCGCCTCGGTGTCCGTCGCCGCGTTCAGGGCGAGCAGGTGGCCCTCGATCACGCGCAGGGCGGGGTCCGAGGCGCCCTCCAGCACGCCATTCACCATGAACCGCAGCACCGCGTTGCGGGCCTCGTCCGTGGTCTTGGGGTGCGCGAGGCGCAGGGCGTCGCGCATGTGCCAGCCGTCGCGGGCCTTGTACTTCACGGCCCACAGCGCCAGGCGCTCCAGGGGCGCGTCCTCGTACACGCGCGCCACGCCCCGGCGGGTCAGGCGACCCCAGCCGCCCAGCGCGTCCGCGAAGGCCAGGAAGTGCAGCAGCATCGTGCCCGTGCGCGCCACCTCGGGCAGCGCGTTCCAGGCCGCCTGGCGGTCCGCCGCGTTCGGCGCCGTCTTGGCGATCAAGGCGAGCACGAGCAGCGCGGGGTCCGCCTTGGGCGCCCGGTTGCCGCGCACCACGTCCAGCGTCACGCGCAGGGCGGTGGCCGCGTCGCGCCCCACGAACTCGCGCACGAAGTCGGTGGCCTGCACCGTGTGCGCCCGCTCGCCCGCGTAGAAGGTGCCGCCGCCTACGCCCAGCACCAGGAAGCGGGTCAGGCGGCCCTCATCCGGCAGGGCATACACGAATCCGCCCGCGTTGTTCTTGACCTGTCGCGCGTCCAGGCGCTCGGTCTGCTTGCGGCCCTTCGGAGAGATGGTGTTCAGGAGGTTCTTCACGGCTTCGGCCCTCCTTTCAGGGGCGAGGGGGGGGAGAGGGACGCTGGGCTCGCCAGCGGCGACCGGGCACCGCGCTTGGTGCCGAGTGGAGAAACGGGCAGGGGTCGAACCTGCGGCCTCCCGGTTCGCCACCGGGTGCTCTTTCCGTCTGAGCTACCGCTTCTTGGGGTTATGAGGGGTGAGGCGGGCGGGACTCGAGGCCGTGACCCAACGTGCAAGGAGGTCGCCGCCTCGCTTCGGCCCAGGGCTCGGCGAGGAGAGTGCGAAGAAAAGAAGGTGGGAACGGGCGGGATTCGAACCCGCGACCTCTCGATCCGGAGTCGGTAAGCCTGGACCTTCGGCCCACTCATTTCGGCGAAACGGGGGGCAAGGGGTGGTCAGGCAAAGTGCTCTGTCCGCTGAGCTACCGTTCCCATGCTGAAAAAGAGTCTCTGCGCGGCGGGGCAGGACTTGAACCTGCGACCCAACGAGTATCGGTAAGCCTTCCGCTGCGGCCCGCCGTCCCCGGGGGCAAGGTGGTGTGGAAGGCAGGCGTTTGCTCTACCAACTGAGCTACCGCGCCGCGTCGAGACTGGTGGATGGGGTGGGACTTGAACCCACACAAACCGAAGTTTCCGGTTTTACAGACCGGCGCGACTCGCCATCGTCGCCGCCCATCCAAGTGGTGCTGGAATACGACGCCTTCCAGCGGGGCGATGTGGGGTGGGTGTCTGGAGTCGAACCAAGTTTCACCGAGAACCCTCGCGCGCCGGCCCGCCGTGCTTGACGGGGACAAGGGATGCGGAAGGGTTGAACACCCACCATGAGAGGTCGGGGAAGCGTTATCCTCTCGCTTCGGCTCAGGAGAACCAGGCGAGGGGGGCGGAAGGGGAAGCATTCCCCGTGGAGCAGGCTGAACGGAGTCGCACCGCCGTCTCCCCACTGGTCGCGGGCCGTCTTGCTCTTGGACGAAACCTGCGTGAGGGCTCAGGGCAAGGGGTGGGCCACGGGATGTGCACGTGCGCGAAGCACGGTTTCCTCGGGATGGTGAAGAATAACCGTTGCCCTTCGGCCCTGAGCGTTGGCGATCCCAGCGTGACGAGGGGGCCGCGTCACCCGGCAGACAACCGGGCACCTTGGCCGCCAGGGCGACGGAATCAGGGTGGGGAGACCGGGCAAGTGGGTGGCGCTGGGAGATTCTTTTCAAGAGAACCCAGCGTCTCCGGCCCGGTCGGCGGCGGCGCGGCGCGTGGCCTCGCCCTCACCTGGGGCAGAGTCTAGGGGCGGGGCCGGGCGGGGCACATTCGCCGCATGGCGCAGGGGAGAACTAGGCCAAGTGATGCAGGAGGCAGAAAGCAGAAGGCCGGAGACGCTTTCGCCTTAACCCCCCCGGCCTTCTGCCCTCGCTTTCAACTTTCTGCGTCCCTACTCAATCGTCACGAGGTAGTCGTACAGGTCCGGCCCGCCGGGGTGCGCCTCGACCTCGGCGTCCGGGAACGCCTCCCGGACGCGCCACGAGAGGGCCTGGAGGTCTTCTTGCGTCTTCTGCGGCCCGCCGAACACGGTGACGATCTCCTGGCCGCCGTAGCCCCGGCCCAGCATCTCCATCAACGAATCCTCGGGACTTCCGCCTGCTTGCACGAGTTCGTCGTCTTGCAGGCCGATCACGTCGCCCTCCGCGATCTCCAGCGTGCGCCCGTCCTTCGTGGTGATGCTCGTCGTGCGGCTGGCGCGGGTGACCTCGAAGGTGGTGACCCGGCGCGCGGCCTCCTCCATCTCGGCCTTGAGGCTCTCGGCGTCATCGCTCGCGCTGAAGGCGAGCGCGGCGCCCATCCCCTGCCCGAGGGTGCGGGTGGGCACGACGACCGCGCGGCCCTCCATCAGCTCCATCGCCTTTTCGGCGGCCATCAGCACGTTCTTGTTGTTGGGGAGGATCAGGACCTTCTCGGCGCTCACGCTGCGCACCGCGTCCACGATGTCCTGCACGCTGGGATTGCTGGTCTGCCCGCCGCTGACGATGCGCGCCCCGAGCGACCGGAAGAGCTTGACGAGCCCGTACCCGCTGGCGACCGCCACGAGGCCTGAGGGCGGCACCTCCTCCTCGGCCCGGGCGGCGGCGCCCGCCATGCCCAGAATCTCGGTGTGCTGCTCGGACATGTCCTCGACCTTGGTCTTGAGCATCCGCCCGTAGCGGCCCACCGTGGCGAGGAGTTCGTCGGGCTCGTTGGTGTGGATGTGGCCCTTGACGTAGCCCTCCGCCCCCACCACGAGCAGGCTGTCTCCGAAGGGCGAGACGAGTTCGCGGATCTCCTCGATGGGCTTGGTCGAGTCCGACATCAGGAACTCGGTGCAGTAGCCGAACTCCTCGGTCTCGAACCCCTCCTGCGCGTAGCTCGTGATCTCGGGCGCCTCGGGCAGCGCGTCGCCGCGCAGGGCCGCGAGCATCCCCTGCACCACGTACAGGTACCCCTGCCCACCCGAGTCGATCACGCCCGCCTGCCTCAGCGCCGGGAGCATCTCGGGCGTCTGGTCGAGGAGCCGCTGTCCCTCGAAGAGGGCCTGCTCCAGCACCGCGTCCACCGTCTCGCGCTCGCGCGGGCCCTCCGCCCCGTCGGCCACCCCGCGCGCCACGGTCAGGATCGTGCCCTCCACGGGCTTCATCACGGCGCCGTACCCGGCCTTCTGGGCGGCGCGGAAGGCGGCGGCGAGCGTACGCGCGTCCACGGCGGGCCGCTCGCGCACGACCTCCGCGAAGCCCTTGAGGAGCTGCGAGAGGATCACGCCGGAGTTCCCCCGCGCCCCGAGCAGCGCCCCGTAGCTGATCGCGCGGGCCACGGACGTCATGTTGTTCTCGTCGCAGGTGTCGAGTTCGCGCCGCACCGACTGCATGGTCAGGTGCATGTTCGTGCCGGTGTCGCCGTCGGGCACCGGGTAGACGTTCAGGGCGTTGACCTGCTCGCGGTACACGCCCAGCCAGTCGGTCGCCACCCGCAGCATCTGCGCGAGGTCGGAGGGTCGGAGGCTCTCGACATGCTCAGGCACGCTGCACCCCCACCGCGTGGACGCGCGTCGCCTTGAGGGTGATGCCCGCCTGGGTCCGCACGATGTGCTCCACCCGCTCCACGATGTTGCGCGCCACCGTGGGGATGCTCACCCCGTAGGCGACCACCACATACAGGTCGGCGAGGTACTCGGGCCCCTCGCGGCCAATCACCACCCCCTCGCGGGCGTTGGCGCGGCCCAGCACGCGCGAGAGCCCCTCCTTGAGGTTGGCGGGAGCCATGCCGACCACGCCCGGAACCTCGTGCGCCGTCAGGCCGATGAGAGAGGCGAGCGCCGCCTCGGTGATGTTGATGGTGCCAGTCACAGTAGAGGGCAGTATACGCGAGCCCCAGCGGACCCCCACCGATGCCTCGCTCCCAGCGCGCGAAGAGAGGCCCCCTCCGGACAGCCTGCCCAGCCGGGGTTCCGCGTTCTGCCTCGCCCCTTGTCCTGCCGAACGGAAGAAGGCCTTCCCAACGGCGCCGCACCCTGTTTCAGCCATGTTCCGCCGACGCGCGAAGTCGTCCCCCCCTCACACATGAAGAGGCCTTAATATGTCATTTTTGTGTCATACTTCTCAAAAAGCATGAGCATTCTGAGCGGACGAGCAGCTATCCAAGCCGACTCTGGCAAACGGACCTTTCGTGAGGCGACCATGATCAATCGAGGAGAGACCCAAACCAGGAGGGCCACGCGGGATCAGGGCGTCTCCTTTCACCTGTCAGGAAGCGCGGAAAAACTCGAAGGGCGGCTCCACGTCTCCATAGAGAAGCTCACCTCCGTGCTGTTCAGGATCATCGTCCTGCTGGCCCTGCTTAGTCTGTTTCTGGACATCTTCGACAGCCTCGCTCCGAACTTTCCCGGCGGTGGATGGCTTCACCACGCCTTCGACCTGGACGAGGAGGCCAACATCCCGACGTTTTTCTCCACAGGACTTCTGCTGCTGGCTGGGAGTCTGAGCCTGCTCATCGCGCGGGCGGGTGCGCGTCCGGGCCCCACCCCGTCCCGGGCCGGTTCGTGGCGGTTGCTCGGCGTCATCCTGATCCTGATGGGCGGCGACGAGTTGCTGATGTTCCACGAAACCCTGGGAAG from the Deinococcus planocerae genome contains:
- the rsr gene encoding RNA-binding protein Rsr, which codes for MKNLLNTISPKGRKQTERLDARQVKNNAGGFVYALPDEGRLTRFLVLGVGGGTFYAGERAHTVQATDFVREFVGRDAATALRVTLDVVRGNRAPKADPALLVLALIAKTAPNAADRQAAWNALPEVARTGTMLLHFLAFADALGGWGRLTRRGVARVYEDAPLERLALWAVKYKARDGWHMRDALRLAHPKTTDEARNAVLRFMVNGVLEGASDPALRVIEGHLLALNAATDTEAARLMREYGLPIEAVPTHLRGAEVYRAAMETNGLTWLLRNLGNLGRVGVLSVNDPEVTRAVIERITDPVQLKRGRIHPLDALKARLVYGQGRGVKGGGEWVPVPQVVDALEDAFHTAFGNVRPAGTRHLLALDVSGSMTWGQVAGTPGLTPHMAAAAMSLVALRTEPQALTMGFADQFRTLGITPGDTLESAMRKAQAASFGATDCALPMLWAAQNGVKVETFMVYTDNETWAGKVHPTVALDRYRQKTGLPARLIVVGLTATGFSIADPNRADMLDVVGFDSAAPGVMADFARGEV
- a CDS encoding DAK2 domain-containing protein, whose product is MLRVATDWLGVYREQVNALNVYPVPDGDTGTNMHLTMQSVRRELDTCDENNMTSVARAISYGALLGARGNSGVILSQLLKGFAEVVRERPAVDARTLAAAFRAAQKAGYGAVMKPVEGTILTVARGVADGAEGPRERETVDAVLEQALFEGQRLLDQTPEMLPALRQAGVIDSGGQGYLYVVQGMLAALRGDALPEAPEITSYAQEGFETEEFGYCTEFLMSDSTKPIEEIRELVSPFGDSLLVVGAEGYVKGHIHTNEPDELLATVGRYGRMLKTKVEDMSEQHTEILGMAGAAARAEEEVPPSGLVAVASGYGLVKLFRSLGARIVSGGQTSNPSVQDIVDAVRSVSAEKVLILPNNKNVLMAAEKAMELMEGRAVVVPTRTLGQGMGAALAFSASDDAESLKAEMEEAARRVTTFEVTRASRTTSITTKDGRTLEIAEGDVIGLQDDELVQAGGSPEDSLMEMLGRGYGGQEIVTVFGGPQKTQEDLQALSWRVREAFPDAEVEAHPGGPDLYDYLVTIE
- a CDS encoding Asp23/Gls24 family envelope stress response protein; the encoded protein is MTGTINITEAALASLIGLTAHEVPGVVGMAPANLKEGLSRVLGRANAREGVVIGREGPEYLADLYVVVAYGVSIPTVARNIVERVEHIVRTQAGITLKATRVHAVGVQRA